The sequence CCTTCCTTTTTAAAAGCCCAGCTGCTTCCTTAAACAGCGGCACTGACTTTTGAGTGGCGATGGCAGCAGTTGTGAGCTACTCACCTCCATGGTGGGTGAATTTCCTGCACAGACTTCCCCATTTCAACCTCCGGTTCGAGCAGACCAGCAGTGACTTTCAACCTGCAGATCCAACATATCAGGAGGTAAATTGAATTATTTTGGCTGGCTCAAGTAGCACAGAACCCTTGATTCCATTGTTATTGTGACCACAAATTGTGTTGAAATGAGAATCGTGATTATGTATCAAGTTATTTAATTAATCTGTATTACTTTACCCACTTAAATGTGTTATAGTTCATTTAACAGTGAGTTGCATTGCATGAACAAGGGCAAagctttgtgtttctcttactTGGCCCCCCATGGTAGCTGCTGTTGGGTACGTCATGATGTCTGACAGAATAGCTCAAGATGCTCAGCTGTTGGGTAAATGATCAGAGGTCATCCAAGGGCGCCGTGCTTTCCCTTGTTTTCAAGATGCTGTATTGTTTATTAAACCTTAAGGCAATAATGAGTGTTGCACAGCTTTATTTTAGGGAATAGATGAACACATATGGTGATAAAGCCCATGTTTCTAAAAGGTTTACTTTATTGAAGTTGTTATTTATGCCGTTCCAATGATTATTTGTAAATGTCAAGTCAATAATGTCAAAACTGTCccatgtttgtgttgtattgtcTTGCAAAAGTTCCAGCAGGCATATTATCCTAACCTCTAACGCTATCAAGCCATGAATAATctcacctctgacctcctgtgtcccgtccccccccacccacccacagtCCATCGTGCTGCTGGCCGGCATCGCTCTGGCCTGCCTGGCCCTGGACCTGGTCTTCCTGCTCTTTTACTCCTTCTGGCTGTGCTGCCGGCGCACCAAGAGCCAGGAGTCCGCCAGGGCCGACTGCTGCTGCACCGCCTGGTGTGTCATCGTCGCCACGCTCGTCTGCAGGTGAGTCATCGCATTGATAAGGCTGGTGCTTGACCACCGGAAAGGCAGGCTGGGTGGCGGCGGCCATCAGTGTCACGTCGACTCAACGTTGTTTGTCATCCCCTGTTGTTTGTCCTCACAAAACCTTTCGTTGTACATGGAAAACCATCCTTGTTCAAAGATTGATATTGTAATTTATGAGCAAGTGTTGAGTTGATGCTAGTGTTCCTCTTCGAGAGTTGGAGCTAAGCGATTTTAGTTTTTACCTTAGACGGTGCCATCGGTTGCACCTTGTCCGGTGGCTGTCGAGCTGTTGATGATTCCATTGGTGATTACAGCAGCAGTGTTTCCCAGCTGAATTAAAAAGTTGAGTGCCTCATCAACTTCGGCTCAATAGACGTGAAAGGGATGGTTCCTGGGGAGCTGATGGGTGATGTGTGCTGGATTTGGTAGGATTCTACCAAATCGGTTTTAGCTCATTTTCAACCATAGCCATGGCCTCCGGGAATATAGACACCATTAACATTTGCTAATTTGACCAAAATTTTGGCAATATGGCACCTGCAGTATCTGCATCAGCATTTCGTCATTTTGCAGAACAGATAGGGGGAAGACATCCTCAAGCAGGATTTCTAACTGCTAGACTGCCATTGGGACTTTGAATCTGAAGGGATCTAGGTTTGAATcccaaacaccctaaccactggGCTATCCTTCTACCAACACATATTTTTGACTCACTGGTATGCACAAATTCATATAGGAAGTTAAAAAAGTTACTCAATTATTGCAATAAGTTTTGATTTGCATTTCAATATAACTTATTCAAATAACCGTTGGGAAGGCTTTGGAGCCAAGTCCTATTAGTATTTGTGTTATTGAGTCCTGCCATATCTCATAAGCAAAGGTATGCTGGTTTTGCAAAGGTATTTTTGAAAAGGTTTCTTCATGTTAAGCAGTTCCTCAAGTATTTTTGATTCACCAATAGCTTAACCACAGAAGTTGAAAGCAGGGCTTGTGCTCATTAACATAAGTAGATGTGCCACAACACTGATATCCTCAGGATTTAAATTATTCAGAAATGTATGGCAGTTTTAATAgtgtacacgcaaacacaagccGTATACAGACATTTGAAGTGCCACAATAAGGCTATCTTGATTGATGGTCTATTACTCTGCATGTGTGATTTAAGGTCTACAAGGAGAGGTGTGGCAGACAATGTCGAGGTCTAATGTAGTGCTTAGAGGTTGGCCCTAAAGGACCTCACTTGTCTACTTCCACAGCTGTTCCACACCCACTGACCTCTGGTCAGTGGGTGTTTGACGTAGCAAAAGAGAATGCCaggttccttttttttctcacatGGGGGTCTGTTATTTATAGTCTCTCAATGTGTGACATTTCAACAATGTCGTCGATTCAAAATATCTTCACATATCAGTAGATCGATGGTGATTtgataatgttatcaataaaaccCCCCGTACCTCTCTTTGTTTAGTATCTTCCAAATACTCTCTCAAAACCTTTCCCCTGTTTATCTTCTTTGTTTTAATGTTAAAACAAAGAAGATAAACAGGGGAAAGGttttgagaaaaaaaggaaCCTGGCATTCTCttttgtcagtgtttggtcgctgaagcgaataatagtcatttgcataaagttaaaaagttttcaacttctttttgacgctctggtcgctcaactttggccgctggtagcgttggtcgctttggtcgctcttgcccatagaaagtgaatgacttccggcgatttggtcgctcaattcgcttctggtgtggacggacagttaggCTCTCCTTCTAAGACCATCAACACCAACATTTTGAAATCAGAGACATGGTACCAATACTTGGTTACATGAATCCTCTAAGTGGACTTTTGTGTTTTAAATTGAAAAGGGAGCCTTGTTTCTTTTTACGAGTGAAGACTGTTCAGTGTTTGTTTCCTTCTCTAGCTAGAGACCATGGCTTCGGTTATTTCCTGTTGGGCCTCATTTGTCGGTTGATGGCTCACCCGGGAGCCATCTTGGTTGAGTCCATTGCGTCATTTCACTCCTAGCTGTGAAACCGACAACGTGAAGCCCTGATGAAAAGTTTTCCTCTATTTCTTGTAATCACTTCTTCTGTGTTCCCCAaaaatctctctcacacacacacacacacacacacacacacacacacacacacacacacacacacacacacacacacacacacacacacacacacacacacacacacacacacacacacaccgcccttTCAAAAGGCTCCTTGAATCCTTTATCCAATGGGATTGCGTTATTGAAAACAGGAAGACTGATTGGTAGGCAGCGCTGTACCCCCACCAAGAACCGCTCCTCTAAAAACTCTCAAGCATTAAGCCGAGTTCTCCTTTAGGTCTCACTATGGTGATACCATAAAAATGGAGGTTCTCATGTTGATAGTGTCTTTACTCGTCTGCGAGCGGTTTGTGAGAGGAAGAGATTAGTAACACTCAGGAAATCGGCATGCCCATTCACATGCCACAAAACAGAGCATGGGCTCGCTTTTTCCGTTGCTCAATGTACTTCCCTTATCAATGTGGTGCTTTATAAAGTCCTTCTCTGCATGGGGCCAGTGTCTTTGTACGGGGCTGGCTGTATAATgtggttttgtgttgttttcaactttatttatttctacaatAGCTATAGTATGTATAAACAAATTTATGTTAATCAGAAGcagaattatattattttatttattttttcagcaGGTTTACGCATACCAGGAAAGTGACTtggtgaagacaacaactcTTAAGTTAATTGATCGCTGTACACTTTAGATGGGTTGTTCATGCTCTAGTTTCAGTTCCACCGCAGAGGATATGGAGGTTAACAGCCAACATTAAATCTGCAActtgcacgagtgtgtgtgttttcttgccTCAACGAGGTGAAAACATCAGCCTGTTTAAACTTGGTCAGTCCCGCCGGGCACATTTTTGGTCTAATTTATCCGTGGTCAAAAATGTtctccatttatttatttttcttcctcaATGTACTTCCGTTATCAATGTGGTGCTTCAGAAAGACCTTATCTGCATGGGGCCAGTGTCTTTGTACGGGACTGGCTGTATAATGTGGTTTGGTGTTGTTTTCAACGTTatttatttctacaatagatGCAGTTTGAAGGGATGTGTATACACACATCTATTCTAATCGTAAACAGAATTATATTTATTTGCACAGTAGGTTTACGCATACCAGGAAAGTGTTTTAGGGAAGTCAACGACTGTTAAGTTAATTGATCGCTGTACATTTTAGATGGGTTGTTCATGCTCTGGTTTCGTTTGCACTGCAGCGGATATGGGGGTTAACAGCCAACATAAAATCTGCAacttgtatgagtgtgtgtgtttctgcctcAACGAGGTGAAAACATCCGCTTGGTTAACCTGGGTCGGTCTTGCTGGGGGCACTTTTGATCAAATTTCTCATGTAAAGGGCCGACCAACGGGGCTCTGGTCGGCTCTCTCAGTGCAGTCTTTGTTTGGGTTCTGCAGCGTGGGCCACGCAGCATCGCTAGCTCATTCCTCCGGGTTACCATGGCGCCGCAGGAGCTCAATGCTGTCTCTTCACAGACCTCTGGACTGACGGGGTTAATGTGGGGTTCACATGCCTCTCCTGCTGCTTGCCATCTCCCCTACTTTATTTTGGCtcaccccccttctctctcttcccccttttgctttccccccctcttccccccctatCCGTTCTTTTGTCTGCCCCCAGTGCTGGCATAGCAGTCGGTTTCTATGGGAACAGCGAGACGTGCGACGGTGTGAACCGCCTGACGTACTCCCTGCGTCATGCCAACCGCACAGTCACAGGGGTGCAGAAACTGGTAAGACCCGAAACGATCAAACTGCCAAATTATgcgaaaccaaaaataaaaacaattatttttatttttttataaacacCGTCCAACTTGTTCGGCCACCCTGCAGTTCTTCCCCACAATGCCTAGCGGCGCAGCCCTTTTTGGATTTCATCTCTTGAACCATGCTCCCCCCACTGCCCGCAGGTGTCGGAGGGTGCGTTCTCCCTCAACCAGACGGTGGAGGGGGACCTGCAGTACCTGGAGGTGCAGTACACCAAGCACACGGACTACCTCTCCATCACCCGGAAGCTGCAGGGCCAGCTGGAGGATCTGGTGCAGCAGATGGCGGGCATCACCTTCTGGGACCACGGCCGCGTCTCCCTGGAGGCCCTGGCCACGGAGGTGGAGCTCTACGACTGGTACAGGTACGGCTGCCAGGGGGttgaggggagggagtgggaccGGACCATGTGCCGCTGCACTGatcataattaaattaaataaatggcGGCTGGTTCTTTTATGCATCCCAGGATGGGAAATGACGGCAGAAAGTATGGGCAATAGGAATGAACGATATACAAGCACCGACCACATCAGCAGTTTTGTGGATGATGTCAATATGAGTTAATGCTCAATAAAGTGTGTTCCAAGTCCCGATTTGTAGATTTGGTTATTTTCCCTTGACCTGAACAGATGTTTCTAACAAAAAGTGTGTTCTAACAAAAAATGTGTTCCTTTTTGTTAGAAACATCTGTTATACTTCATGGAGTTGAAGAACTGAATTATTCCAAATTCATTCCTGTTGTCCCTCTAGTCccatgttgcacaacattgtcCCTAATGTACATTTCTGTACATCAGGGACGGTAACTGAATCTTTAAATTTCCCTGTCAGGCCATCGCATGTTTTTGCTTGCAAACGATGCATATGTTTGAATCTCTCTGAATCGTTGATGTCAGATTGCCACGAGAAAGCGGATGCGATAAAACTTCTGTACATTAGCATTTAGGCTATTTAACATTGCACTGAGCCTCTGGCGCGACACTCAAGCTAACCAACACAGCCAGGGCATGGATTTCAAAGCCATGTGTTGGAATAGACCGCACCGACCAACAGAAACCCCCTCAGCACAATTCGAAACAATCTATAAATAATAAGGCCGACAAGGCTTGGTTTGCGAATCATTAAACCAGTGTTTCTCTATACTCTTGGCTATGCTAGCCAAGACTGCTACTGCAATCTCTAAATAAATCAAAAGTGGAACGTCAAAGGTTTTGTTGAGGAGAAGGATCAAGGCTTTGGAGTCTGTGAGTCAGTGGGAAGCTTATTACGTATCCGATGCAACAGTCAACATTAGCGTCAGAataacgtgcgtgcgtgtgcgtgactgtAATTCAAGTTGTTGGTTGACCTGCTCCTGCAACAATGAGGTCACGTCACACTCTACTAGTACAGACAGAGCAAAGGGTTGGTTCCACCTTGGCAAGGCGAGTTTATAACCTGGCACACAAATACTACACACTGGCGGATAAATGTGCTCCTTAGGAAAATTGTAAGGCCTCAGTTTGTCTagaaatattttttacattagaTGGATATGGTCCTCTGCTGTTGGCCCTATTCTCATTCAAAGAGTGATCTATTTCATTGATCTATATAGTGCAGTATAGATGTGAATAATGATAGCAATCTGTGTAGTGGAGCCAGATCTGGTTTGTTGGTCTATGTTTTAGATTATATTGTGCTTCTGCCTTCATTTAATTGAAGTCCTCGTGGTTATCTTTTCCTTGTTTTGTTCCACAGATGGCTGGGCTACTTGGGCCTACTGCTGTTTGATGTCCTTATCTGCCTTCTGGTGCTGTTTGGCTTGATCCGCAACTCCAAAGGAACATTGATTGGGTGAGTACCGTTCAAATGGCACACCTGGCACCACTAAAAGGAATATGTTATGCTGGTGTCTAGTAAAAGGAGGCTTGTAAACTGCCAAATTGAAAGACACCAAAATGTCTTCAAAACCGCAACATTATTTTTACAATAATGACCGGTATCTGGGTTTGTAAAACTATTGTGTAAAATACCCAGGGATGTATGACTTGGATATGTTAAACAAAATATCAACTTACCCTAACCAACTTACCCTTGGTCGGAAAATGTATGGGCTTGCATCCGACCCCACCTATGTATTCCATACTTGATGGAGAAATGCTCCACATCTCCCGGGGTCCATCCTCCCCTCACTGTAGAGCAGATTGGGTTCAGTGCTTTACTGTTCCCAGGGAGGTCCTTTAAGGATCCAGGCCTCGAACAGCACAACCCAATGTGAGCGAAGAAAACACATGTGGATTGATAAAAGGCATCAGCAGTAATGCAGATGCAAGAACATGTACAGGAGAGACCATTATGCAATGCAGAACTCGGTGGATGATTGGTAAAAGTCTGTGCACCTCTGCTTTCCCGCCTCCCTAGGGTGTGCTTGTTTGCAGTGCTGGCCATGGTTATCAGCTGGGCCTCCCTCGGCCTGGAGCTCGCCGTCTCCGCGGTGAgtgtctccatggaaaccaggATTCTGGTCTCCACGGAGAGCATAGAACAAGGCCGCACCAATGGGTGTCGCAGTTATTGTTCGGTTTCATTCTTTttactctctttttttttttttttttgtggaaatTTGAATGTGGTAAAGAACATTCTCTGTTCTTTTTGTTTTCCAGGCCTCCAGTGATTTCTGCGTTTCCCCGCAACTTTACGTGACCGAATTGGCGGAGAAGTATGGCGTCATGAAACCAGGTACTAACGATGCACTAATCATcggttgtcttttttttttttttatgtcaccCAGCTCTGAACGGTAAAAAACACTGTTTTCGTTTGGCAGCCCGGTGCCTTCTCCACGCCCCCGTGGTTTC comes from Gadus macrocephalus chromosome 2, ASM3116895v1 and encodes:
- the ttyh3a gene encoding protein tweety homolog 3 isoform X2 produces the protein MAAVVSYSPPWWVNFLHRLPHFNLRFEQTSSDFQPADPTYQESIVLLAGIALACLALDLVFLLFYSFWLCCRRTKSQESARADCCCTAWCVIVATLVCSAGIAVGFYGNSETCDGVNRLTYSLRHANRTVTGVQKLVSEGAFSLNQTVEGDLQYLEVQYTKHTDYLSITRKLQGQLEDLVQQMAGITFWDHGRVSLEALATEVELYDWYRWLGYLGLLLFDVLICLLVLFGLIRNSKGTLIGVCLFAVLAMVISWASLGLELAVSAASSDFCVSPQLYVTELAEKYGVMKPEILQYYLTCNVEQANPFQQKLSGSHKALVEMQDDVSELLRSAARDYADTKPNLEQIQGVLNTTEIGLHQLTALVDCRSLHMDYVQAMTGLCYDGLEGLIYLLFFSFVTALMFTSIICSVPHTWHRKGSEEDDDIEEDDSLSHGGRQNHENLYRVHMPSLYSCGSSYGSETSIPAAAHTVSNAPVTEYMAQNAAFQNPRCENTPLIGRESPPPSYTSSMRAKYLANSPPELDQPAAI
- the ttyh3a gene encoding protein tweety homolog 3 isoform X1 translates to MAAVVSYSPPWWVNFLHRLPHFNLRFEQTSSDFQPADPTYQESIVLLAGIALACLALDLVFLLFYSFWLCCRRTKSQESARADCCCTAWCVIVATLVCSAGIAVGFYGNSETCDGVNRLTYSLRHANRTVTGVQKLVSEGAFSLNQTVEGDLQYLEVQYTKHTDYLSITRKLQGQLEDLVQQMAGITFWDHGRVSLEALATEVELYDWYRWLGYLGLLLFDVLICLLVLFGLIRNSKGTLIGVCLFAVLAMVISWASLGLELAVSAASSDFCVSPQLYVTELAEKYGVMKPEILQYYLTCNVEQANPFQQKLSGSHKALVEMQDDVSELLRSAARDYADTKPNLEQIQGVLNTTEIGLHQLTALVDCRSLHMDYVQAMTGLCYDGLEGLIYLLFFSFVTALMFTSIICSVPHTWHRKGSEEDDDIEEDDSLSHGGRQNHENLYRVHMPSLYSCGSSYGSETSIPAAAHTVSNAPVTEYMAQNAAFQNPRCENTPLIGRESPPPSLYLTAADSSSGQSWQLKPSGSSRSFW